In Fusobacterium sp., the genomic stretch TATTTTTTAAAGAAATGAGAAGATTTTTATTAGAAAAATATTCTTTAAAATTATTAAATCCAATAAATTCTCCAGAGTTATTTTCAAAAGATTTTATAAATAAAAGTCCTAAAGGAAAAACTATGACAACTATTAAAAAAGCAAGAATAAACCATGTAAATATTTCTCTGATTATTTCATCTTTAGTTTTTTCCACTATGATACCTCATCTTTAAAGCTGAGATAAAAGTTCTCATCAAATTCAAGAAAAAATTTATTTCCCTGTTTAAGAGTTTCTTCATTGATAAAATTACATGGAACTTCAACTTTTAATGTTTTATCTCTGTTTTTAAAGAAAAGTCTATATGAAGATCCAAGATATTCCCAGCTTTCAATCTCTCTCATTATAAATTTACTTTTATTATTCAATACATCTGATACTATTTTTATATGTTCTGGGCGAATAGCTTTACCATTTTCCAGAAAATTTATTTTACCTATGAAATCAGCAGTAAAAGATGAATTAGGTTTTTCATATATTTCCCTTGGACTTCCCCATTGCATTATTTTCCCATCTTTCATAACCATTATTTTATCTGACATAGATAGAGCCTCTTCCTGATCATGAGTTACCATGATAGTAGTGAGATCAAGTTTTTTTTGTAGCTTTTTTATATCATTTCTCAGTTTTTCTCTTACTTTTGCATCTAATGCTGATAGTGGTTCATCTAATAAAAGAATATCTGGTTCAAGAGCAACTGCTCTGGCAAGAGCTACTCTCTGTTGCTGTCCACCACTCATTTCATTAGGATATTTATTACTTATGGAAAATAAGCCTACCATTTCCAAAACACTTTTCACTTTTTTTTCTATTAATTCTTTAGGCATTTTTTTGTTTTTCAATCCATAAGCTATGTTTTCCCAAGTTGTCATATTAGGGAAAAGAGCATAAGATTGAAAAACAATAGAAAAATTTCTTTTGGATGGATGAAGTATAGATATATCTTTATCTTTTAGAAAGATACTTCCAGAATTAAGTTCTTCCAAGCCTGAAATAACTCTTAATAAAGTTGTTTTTCCACAACCGCTGGGACCAAGAAATGAAATAAATTCTCCTTTTTTTATAGAAAGATTTATATTCTTTAAAGCATGGAATTTTCCATAATATTTATTTACATTTTTTATTTCTAAGTAGCTCATATTTCCTCCAGAATAAGGATATCCTTATTTTTGTTCAGCTTTTGCTCCAAATTTTTCACTCCATTTATCTAAAATTGTATTTTTATTTTCTGCAAGCCATTTGAAATCATTCTTTACAAGATGACTTACTGGATCAGTTGGGTAACCATTAGGGATTGGATTATTGATATTAATGCTTGTGATAGCATATTGAGTACCATATAATTTCATCATTTCTTCTGAAATAGCCCAATCAAGAAATATTTTAGATTCTTCTTTTATATCTTTTTTATTAATAAGGGCATTAGCTTCTGAATCCCATCCAGAACCTTCAGCTGGAAAAACTACTTCAAATGGATTTCCTTCATTCATAAGTTTTACACTTGGATAATCATAAGAAATACCAATAGGATATTCTCCATTAGCTGCTTGTTTAGCTGGTTTTGATCCAGAATGAGTATATACACCCATATTTTCATGGAGTTTCTCCATATATTCCCATGCTTTATCTTCTCCCATTATTTGAATGAATCCAGCTATAGCAAGAAATCCAGTACCTGAGGAAGCAGGATGAGGCATTGAAATTAATCCTTTATACTCTGGATTTAAAAGATCTTCATAAGTTTTAGGAATAGGCAGTCCAAGTTTGGCAAGCTCATTTTTATTTACAGCAAAAGTTGCCATCCATGCATTATTTCCTACCCATACAGGTTCTTCTGCAGAATCCTTAAACTTTGGATCAACTTTTTCTAAGCCCTTAGGAGAATAAGATTTCAAAAGGTTTTCTTTATCCAGCATAAGCAGACCAGTAGCAGCAGTTCCCCAGACTACATCAGCTTGAGGATTATCTTTTTCAGCCAGAATTTTTGTGATAAGAACACCTGTTGAATCACGGGTTATATTTATTTTGATATCAGGATGGTGTTTTTTAAAATTTTCTAAAAACATTGGGATCTGTTCATTTTCAAGAGCAGTATAGACATTGATTTCTTTTGTTTTTTGGGAAGCAGAGTTTTCTTTAGATTGACAGCTTGTTAATAAAAATCCTGCAAAAAGAATAGTTAAAAATTTTTTCATTATTTTCCTCCATATGTATAATTTGTATTTTTATATTTTTTCTAGTTTAGAATATGGATGTTAATGAAGTTTTAATTTAAAGTAAAAAAAAAGTGAAAGAAAGATTAACATTAAATTTACATAAAATTATTGATTTTTTTATATACTGAGTAATAAAATGAAAAAATACAGGAAAAATTAATATGGGAGGAAAGGAAATGTGGTTTGTATTTGCATTGATGTCAGCAATATTTGCAGCACTTACATCTATTTTTGCTAAAATAGGAATAGAGGGAATAAATTCAAATCTGGCAACTGCCATAAGGACAATAGTTGTATTATTTATGGCTTGGGGAATGGTATTTTTTACTGGAACTCAAAATCAAATTGGAAATATAGGGCAGAGAAGTTGGATATTTTTAATTTTATCAGGAATGGCAACAGGGTTTTCATGGCTTTTTTATTATAAGGCACTTCGGATAGGAGAAGCATCAAAAGTAGTGCCAGTAGATAAATTTAGTGTGGTTATTACTTTGATAATGGCCTTTGTAATATTAAAAGAAGCAGTTACATTAAAAACTATTTTAGGTGGGGTATTTATAACAATAGGAACATTTATTATGATACTGTAATAGAAAAAGAGGTTGACTTATTAAGAAAAGTGTAATTTTCAAACTTCTAAAAATTGTTTTAGCTTTTCAGTCAACCTCTTTGTTATTTTATAATATATTATTTAACTTATAATCTGCAACTATACTTTCAGATTCATTGATAAATTTATCTAAGAATTCTATATGAGCTTCTATACTTTCTTTTCCAGGTCCTCCAAGAGTACAACGTTTTTCCACACAATTTTTAATAGATATCATTTCATAAATATCTTTTTCAAATAATTTAGAAAATTCTTTATAAGTATTTATTGAGATTTCTTCAAAAGTAGTATTGTTGTCAATACAATAAGCTACCATGCTTCCAACTATTTTATAAGCATCTCTGAAGCTCATTCCTTTTTCAGTCAGATAATCTGCTACATCAGTTGCATTGATAAATCCCTGAGCTGCTGCTGCAAGAAGTCTTTCTTTTTTTATAGTCATAGTATGAATCATTCCATTGAATACAGCAAGACATCCCTTTACTGTATCAAGACTGTCAAAGAAATTTTCTTTATCTTCCTGCATATCTTTATTATATGCAAGGGGTATTCCTTTCATAGTTGTAAGCAGGGCCATTAAATCTCCAAAAACTCTTCCGCTTTTTCCTCTTATAAGTTCAGCTGCATCTGGATTTTTCTTTTGGGGCATAATACTGCTTCCAGTAGAAAAAGAATCACTTAGTTCTATATAACCAAAATCATTGGAGCTATAGATTATTATTTCTTCACAGAAACGAGATAGATGTACCATAATAAGAGCAAAAGCATTCATTATTTCAATAAGATAATCTCTGTCACTAACACTATCCATACTATTCC encodes the following:
- a CDS encoding ABC transporter ATP-binding protein, producing MSYLEIKNVNKYYGKFHALKNINLSIKKGEFISFLGPSGCGKTTLLRVISGLEELNSGSIFLKDKDISILHPSKRNFSIVFQSYALFPNMTTWENIAYGLKNKKMPKELIEKKVKSVLEMVGLFSISNKYPNEMSGGQQQRVALARAVALEPDILLLDEPLSALDAKVREKLRNDIKKLQKKLDLTTIMVTHDQEEALSMSDKIMVMKDGKIMQWGSPREIYEKPNSSFTADFIGKINFLENGKAIRPEHIKIVSDVLNNKSKFIMREIESWEYLGSSYRLFFKNRDKTLKVEVPCNFINEETLKQGNKFFLEFDENFYLSFKDEVS
- a CDS encoding putative 2-aminoethylphosphonate ABC transporter substrate-binding protein, yielding MKKFLTILFAGFLLTSCQSKENSASQKTKEINVYTALENEQIPMFLENFKKHHPDIKINITRDSTGVLITKILAEKDNPQADVVWGTAATGLLMLDKENLLKSYSPKGLEKVDPKFKDSAEEPVWVGNNAWMATFAVNKNELAKLGLPIPKTYEDLLNPEYKGLISMPHPASSGTGFLAIAGFIQIMGEDKAWEYMEKLHENMGVYTHSGSKPAKQAANGEYPIGISYDYPSVKLMNEGNPFEVVFPAEGSGWDSEANALINKKDIKEESKIFLDWAISEEMMKLYGTQYAITSININNPIPNGYPTDPVSHLVKNDFKWLAENKNTILDKWSEKFGAKAEQK
- a CDS encoding EamA family transporter; translated protein: MWFVFALMSAIFAALTSIFAKIGIEGINSNLATAIRTIVVLFMAWGMVFFTGTQNQIGNIGQRSWIFLILSGMATGFSWLFYYKALRIGEASKVVPVDKFSVVITLIMAFVILKEAVTLKTILGGVFITIGTFIMIL
- the argH gene encoding argininosuccinate lyase, with protein sequence MQFFSGRFKEKASHLILDFHSSINFDKRLYKYDIMGSIAHVKGLGKQGIIPVADCELIEKTLREILTDIEEGKITFSIEYEDIHMNIEKILIDRIGDVGKKLHTGRSRNDQVALDMKLFTKEEVIKVQAQLLDLLEIINGIAKENISTYMPGFTHLQKAQPVSFSHYILAYAEMFRRDFLRLKNAAALADTSPLGSAALAGTTYPLDRNFTSSILGFSSPTWNSMDSVSDRDYLIEIMNAFALIMVHLSRFCEEIIIYSSNDFGYIELSDSFSTGSSIMPQKKNPDAAELIRGKSGRVFGDLMALLTTMKGIPLAYNKDMQEDKENFFDSLDTVKGCLAVFNGMIHTMTIKKERLLAAAAQGFINATDVADYLTEKGMSFRDAYKIVGSMVAYCIDNNTTFEEISINTYKEFSKLFEKDIYEMISIKNCVEKRCTLGGPGKESIEAHIEFLDKFINESESIVADYKLNNIL